In one Halosimplex halophilum genomic region, the following are encoded:
- a CDS encoding Zn-ribbon domain-containing OB-fold protein translates to MSFDAHVCENGHVTYPGHTLCPECGAKQTETLDLSGRTGEVVTWTKSTATPPGVRAPNTIAIVQFDLGGEDLTDDYVRAVGQVTTEAVETGDAVEPVYAEELRDPEAGIKVPESQEWDGYRFESV, encoded by the coding sequence ATGTCGTTCGACGCCCACGTCTGCGAGAACGGACACGTCACGTACCCCGGCCACACCCTCTGTCCCGAGTGCGGGGCGAAACAGACGGAGACGCTCGATCTCTCCGGGCGGACCGGCGAGGTCGTCACCTGGACGAAGTCCACGGCGACGCCGCCCGGCGTCCGCGCGCCCAACACCATCGCGATCGTCCAGTTCGATCTCGGCGGCGAGGACCTGACCGACGACTACGTCCGCGCGGTCGGGCAGGTCACGACCGAGGCGGTCGAGACCGGCGACGCCGTCGAGCCGGTCTACGCCGAGGAACTGCGCGACCCCGAGGCGGGCATCAAGGTGCCCGAGAGCCAGGAGTGGGACGGCTACCGGTTCGAGTCGGTCTGA
- a CDS encoding thiolase family protein translates to MTVAVIGASMTKFGERDAWIRELIAQAGEAALDDAGVEPADVDHLYVSNMASGEFEGQGGIMNALAHDLGLMPAYSERVDQTSSSGGAGIYEAWQSIASGASDMTLLVGGEKMTHRSTAESTDIIASITHPAEYKHGLTLPSFAGMTARHYLERFDAPRDSLAKVAVKNHKNGVDNPHAQFRKEIDEETALESPIVADPLRLYDFCPITDGSSGLVFTTEEKAKEITDDYAVVSGIAGATDTHVVHERDDPTVMGGVVDSSDMAYEMAGIGPDDIDVAELHDMFTILEFLQMEGCGFAEHGEAWKQVEQGRTEKDGELPINTSGGLKSKGHPLGASGVAQGYEIYKQLVGEAGPRQVEADTGLACNVGGFGNCVITTIMEAR, encoded by the coding sequence ATGACAGTCGCAGTGATCGGCGCGTCGATGACGAAGTTCGGCGAGCGCGACGCCTGGATACGGGAGCTGATCGCCCAGGCGGGCGAGGCCGCGCTCGACGACGCCGGCGTCGAGCCGGCGGACGTGGACCACCTCTACGTCTCGAACATGGCCAGCGGCGAGTTCGAGGGCCAGGGCGGGATCATGAACGCCCTCGCCCACGACCTCGGGCTCATGCCGGCCTACAGCGAGCGCGTCGACCAGACCTCCTCCTCGGGCGGCGCGGGCATCTACGAGGCCTGGCAGTCGATCGCCTCCGGGGCGAGCGACATGACGCTGCTCGTCGGCGGCGAGAAGATGACCCACCGCTCGACCGCCGAGTCGACGGACATCATCGCCTCGATCACCCACCCCGCCGAGTACAAGCACGGCCTCACCCTGCCGTCGTTCGCGGGCATGACCGCCCGCCACTACCTCGAACGGTTCGACGCGCCCCGGGACTCGCTTGCGAAGGTCGCGGTCAAGAACCACAAAAACGGCGTCGACAACCCCCACGCCCAGTTCCGGAAGGAGATCGACGAGGAGACCGCCCTCGAAAGTCCGATCGTCGCGGACCCGCTCCGGCTGTACGACTTCTGTCCGATCACGGACGGGAGCTCCGGCCTCGTGTTCACAACCGAGGAGAAGGCGAAGGAGATCACCGACGACTACGCCGTCGTCTCGGGCATCGCGGGCGCGACGGACACCCACGTCGTCCACGAGCGCGACGACCCCACCGTCATGGGGGGCGTCGTCGATTCGTCCGACATGGCCTACGAGATGGCCGGGATCGGCCCCGACGACATCGACGTGGCGGAGCTCCACGACATGTTCACCATCCTTGAGTTCCTCCAGATGGAGGGCTGTGGCTTCGCCGAGCACGGCGAAGCCTGGAAGCAGGTCGAGCAAGGCCGCACCGAGAAGGACGGCGAACTGCCGATCAACACCTCGGGCGGCCTGAAGTCGAAGGGGCACCCGCTGGGCGCCAGCGGGGTCGCACAGGGCTACGAGATATACAAACAGCTCGTCGGCGAGGCAGGCCCCCGCCAGGTCGAGGCGGACACGGGCCTCGCCTGCAACGTCGGCGGGTTCGGGAACTGCGTCATCACCACCATCATGGAGGCACGATAA